A single region of the Azospirillum fermentarium genome encodes:
- a CDS encoding metallophosphoesterase family protein, whose protein sequence is MPIRWLHLSDCHVGSQEYGAHKLFKETAAFVRQRRETTGWEPDLVFLTGDIAYSGQADQYEQAKAELLAPLDEALGGTLT, encoded by the coding sequence GTGCCCATCCGTTGGCTGCATCTGTCCGATTGCCATGTGGGGTCGCAAGAGTACGGCGCACATAAACTTTTCAAGGAAACCGCCGCCTTCGTGCGGCAGCGGCGGGAAACAACCGGGTGGGAACCGGATCTGGTTTTCCTGACCGGCGATATCGCCTACAGCGGACAGGCCGACCAGTACGAGCAAGCCAAGGCGGAGTTGTTGGCTCCGCTGGACGAGGCATTGGGCGGGACGCTCACCTGA
- a CDS encoding ribbon-helix-helix domain-containing protein: MPIQQRIKPATDVPPDSPQPESAVIIPWPMVISRTVRCGSRRLRVTLETAVWEGLADIARRERMTVEELCAEVDGRRGSASLAGALRVLVLHYFKAADGK; this comes from the coding sequence ATGCCCATCCAGCAGAGAATAAAGCCGGCCACCGACGTGCCGCCGGATTCTCCGCAGCCGGAATCCGCGGTCATCATCCCCTGGCCCATGGTGATTTCCCGCACGGTCCGTTGCGGCAGCCGGCGCCTGCGGGTGACGCTGGAAACCGCGGTGTGGGAAGGGCTGGCCGATATCGCCCGCCGCGAACGGATGACGGTGGAGGAACTGTGCGCCGAGGTGGACGGCCGCCGGGGTTCGGCGTCGCTGGCCGGTGCCCTGCGCGTCCTGGTGCTGCACTATTTCAAGGCGGCGGACGGGAAATAA
- the folK gene encoding 2-amino-4-hydroxy-6-hydroxymethyldihydropteridine diphosphokinase, which produces MSVVYLALGSNMGDRAAYLRAAIERLQPGVRIATLSPVYETAPMYVTDQPAFLNMVIKGETALPPPALLELAKRVEADLGRRDGGPRFGPRPIDVDILFYGNLCLHTPDLEIPHPRLTERAFVLRPLADMGAGKKVHPGLGLTVEELLGHLPDGGGVALYNPRLPACAAETYTIIIKDFTAPIRLGEVPGSARISLTLDVLHPGPGFADDIGAVMSYEDIVVGLRRLCAGLPFPAAAADAGRLLADRTLDLCCDYPRVRRVQVQARLTPEGAEKNGGSDIVFMRQRST; this is translated from the coding sequence ATGAGCGTCGTCTATCTGGCTCTGGGCAGCAACATGGGTGACCGGGCCGCTTACCTGCGCGCCGCCATCGAGCGGCTGCAGCCCGGCGTGCGCATCGCCACCCTGTCCCCGGTGTACGAGACGGCGCCCATGTACGTCACGGACCAGCCCGCCTTCCTCAACATGGTCATCAAGGGGGAAACGGCCCTGCCGCCCCCCGCCCTGCTGGAACTGGCCAAGCGGGTGGAGGCGGACCTGGGACGGCGGGACGGCGGGCCGCGGTTCGGGCCGCGGCCCATCGACGTGGACATCCTGTTCTACGGCAACCTGTGCCTTCACACCCCCGATCTGGAGATCCCCCACCCGCGGCTGACCGAGCGCGCCTTCGTCCTGCGCCCGCTGGCCGACATGGGGGCGGGCAAGAAGGTTCACCCGGGATTGGGCCTGACGGTGGAGGAACTGTTGGGGCACCTGCCCGACGGCGGCGGGGTGGCGCTGTACAATCCCCGGCTCCCGGCCTGTGCGGCCGAGACCTACACCATCATCATCAAGGATTTCACCGCCCCCATCCGGCTGGGCGAGGTGCCGGGAAGCGCCCGGATCAGCCTGACGCTGGACGTGCTGCATCCGGGCCCGGGCTTCGCCGACGACATCGGCGCGGTCATGTCGTACGAGGACATCGTGGTCGGGCTGCGCCGTCTGTGCGCCGGCCTGCCCTTCCCGGCGGCGGCCGCCGACGCCGGGCGGCTGCTGGCCGACCGCACGCTGGATCTGTGCTGCGATTACCCGCGTGTGCGCCGGGTGCAGGTCCAGGCCCGGCTGACGCCCGAGGGCGCGGAGAAGAACGGTGGAAGTGACATCGTGTTTATGCGGCAGCGCAGCACGTAA
- a CDS encoding DMT family transporter has product MPPSPTAAPRPRDGAALACLVAGALAIALGPILVRLSDLHPVATAFYRLIIALPFFWAGLHAERRAGAPPVTGREVALMVLAGAMLAGDLALWHLSITMTSVANATLFNNCAPVFVALFGWLLFRERVSGGLVAALAVALAGMGLLIGGNAVQDGAAGAAGDWRGDALAISTGAFYAVYLMVLTRLRQSLSTTRIMAGTTAAAAVLLLGAAAVEGGPLVPAGLHGWGVVLALGIVCHVVGQSLITSALAHLPVTFSSIGLLVQPVGAAALAWLLLGEALGAVQWLGGGLALAGITLARRATAGSRGAGQKDVAEGHASR; this is encoded by the coding sequence ATGCCCCCCTCCCCCACCGCCGCCCCGCGCCCGCGGGATGGTGCCGCGCTGGCCTGTCTCGTGGCCGGGGCGCTGGCCATTGCGCTGGGGCCGATCCTGGTCAGGCTCAGCGACCTGCACCCGGTGGCAACCGCCTTTTACCGGCTGATCATCGCCCTGCCCTTCTTCTGGGCCGGGCTGCACGCCGAACGGCGGGCGGGGGCACCGCCGGTCACCGGGCGGGAGGTGGCGCTGATGGTGCTGGCCGGCGCCATGCTGGCCGGGGATCTGGCGCTGTGGCACCTGTCCATCACCATGACCTCGGTCGCCAACGCCACGCTGTTCAACAATTGCGCCCCGGTGTTCGTCGCCCTGTTCGGCTGGCTGCTGTTCCGCGAACGGGTGAGCGGCGGGCTGGTGGCCGCGCTGGCGGTGGCGCTGGCCGGCATGGGGCTGCTGATCGGCGGCAACGCGGTGCAGGACGGGGCGGCGGGGGCGGCGGGAGATTGGCGCGGCGATGCCCTGGCCATCAGCACCGGGGCGTTCTACGCCGTCTATCTGATGGTGCTGACCCGGCTGCGCCAATCCCTGTCCACCACCCGCATCATGGCCGGCACCACCGCCGCCGCCGCCGTGCTGCTGCTGGGGGCGGCGGCGGTGGAGGGCGGCCCGCTGGTGCCCGCCGGGCTGCACGGCTGGGGCGTGGTGCTGGCGTTGGGCATCGTGTGCCATGTGGTGGGGCAGAGCCTGATCACCTCGGCCCTGGCCCATCTGCCGGTGACCTTTTCGTCCATTGGGCTGCTGGTGCAGCCGGTGGGGGCGGCGGCGCTGGCGTGGCTGCTGCTGGGGGAAGCGCTGGGCGCGGTGCAATGGTTGGGCGGCGGGCTGGCGCTGGCCGGCATCACCCTGGCCCGCCGCGCCACGGCGGGATCAAGGGGTGCTGGGCAGAAAGATGTCGCTGAGGGCCACGCTTCGCGTTAA
- a CDS encoding P-loop NTPase, with amino-acid sequence MDTAPKPYAVLLQGAGGEGKSTVFFQVIERLVRERGWRVLWRQAEAAGITPEQALALPREEGRPWLIAVDDADIRAETFLAAAKALYEAQRTDVHFLLAARATDWSAYFPNDTPWRTVTEFRREVMNGLTPADATDIVRTWRAFGEDGLGAALAGLDDDTAARRLVNEAVREARDPRNGAFLGAMLRVRFGEGLKEYVRRLMLPLRNRPAPGGTLLDAYACIAGMHAENLLFLSKPVLAATLGCDEQTLDREVIRPLVMEAMADQGGRYVFTRHRAIAETAMAILREERWIDDPDGIFPRLAATAIRAFKDRRFTVPDIQAWTFGMAKTLLPHAPALAVRVAQAVAEAEPGNMQSVTNLAQTLRHAERAGDGAAFLARRREDFTNHRDFRGYLYEWSAAAGSAGDHALDVWLAGLSLADRSALPPPTNKDAILALAGLGVACQAVYADTQDRDFLTARGACGQMGLLLHADDRTNGYFQKHRTESAAADVKDMTPALAVAAIKKAVAKAHDLCDDPIAEELSDRLGDAWKLSYTGLTRALTGPAPPSRPRR; translated from the coding sequence GTGGATACGGCGCCGAAGCCCTATGCGGTGCTGCTGCAGGGGGCTGGGGGTGAAGGGAAAAGCACGGTCTTTTTCCAGGTCATCGAACGGCTTGTGCGGGAGCGCGGGTGGCGGGTGCTGTGGCGGCAAGCCGAGGCGGCGGGCATCACGCCGGAACAGGCGCTTGCCCTGCCCCGCGAGGAGGGACGCCCCTGGCTGATTGCGGTGGACGATGCCGACATACGGGCGGAAACATTCCTCGCCGCCGCCAAGGCGCTGTACGAGGCGCAGCGCACGGACGTGCATTTCCTGCTGGCGGCACGGGCCACCGACTGGTCGGCGTATTTCCCCAATGATACCCCGTGGCGGACCGTCACCGAATTCCGCAGGGAGGTGATGAACGGGCTGACCCCCGCCGATGCCACCGATATCGTGCGGACATGGCGGGCGTTCGGGGAAGATGGGCTTGGTGCCGCGCTGGCCGGGCTGGACGACGATACGGCGGCGAGAAGGCTGGTGAACGAGGCGGTGCGGGAAGCCAGAGATCCGCGCAACGGTGCCTTTCTCGGCGCCATGCTGCGGGTGCGTTTCGGTGAAGGGTTGAAGGAATACGTCCGCCGTTTGATGCTGCCGCTGCGCAACCGCCCGGCACCGGGGGGCACCCTGCTCGATGCCTATGCCTGCATTGCCGGGATGCACGCGGAAAACCTGCTGTTCCTGTCCAAACCCGTGCTGGCGGCAACGCTGGGCTGTGACGAGCAGACCTTGGACCGGGAGGTCATCCGCCCGCTGGTCATGGAAGCCATGGCCGACCAGGGGGGCCGTTACGTCTTCACCCGCCACCGCGCCATCGCCGAGACGGCCATGGCAATTCTGCGTGAGGAACGGTGGATCGACGACCCCGACGGCATCTTCCCCCGGCTGGCGGCGACGGCAATACGGGCGTTCAAAGACAGGCGTTTTACCGTCCCTGATATCCAGGCTTGGACGTTCGGCATGGCAAAGACACTTCTGCCCCACGCCCCCGCCCTTGCCGTGCGTGTCGCGCAGGCCGTGGCGGAGGCCGAACCGGGGAACATGCAGTCCGTTACCAACCTCGCCCAAACCCTGCGGCATGCCGAGCGGGCCGGGGACGGGGCGGCGTTTCTGGCCCGTCGGCGGGAAGACTTCACCAACCACAGGGATTTCCGCGGCTATCTGTACGAATGGAGCGCCGCCGCGGGGTCTGCCGGTGATCACGCCCTGGACGTCTGGCTTGCCGGCCTGTCGCTGGCCGATCGGTCTGCCCTGCCACCGCCGACCAACAAAGATGCCATTCTGGCTCTGGCCGGGCTTGGGGTGGCTTGTCAGGCGGTGTACGCAGACACGCAGGATCGGGATTTTCTCACCGCCCGTGGGGCCTGCGGGCAAATGGGGCTGCTGTTGCACGCCGATGACCGCACGAATGGCTATTTCCAAAAGCACCGCACCGAATCCGCCGCCGCCGATGTGAAGGACATGACGCCGGCGCTGGCGGTGGCCGCCATCAAAAAGGCGGTGGCGAAGGCGCACGACCTCTGTGACGATCCCATCGCCGAAGAGTTGTCGGATCGCTTGGGCGATGCGTGGAAGCTGTCGTACACTGGGCTGACCAGGGCGCTCACCGGGCCGGCACCGCCGTCCCGCCCACGGCGCTGA
- a CDS encoding THUMP domain-containing class I SAM-dependent RNA methyltransferase, translating to MDTDSAFDIYLVTAPGLESVLCAEAAARGFANPTAGKGGVTVTGGWPEVWRANLELRGAVRVLARIGAFRAFHLAQLDKRARKVAWGEVLRPDVPVKVEAACKGSRIYHAGAAAQRIERAIAEELGAPISAEASIVVKARIDDDLCTLSVDTSGESLHKRGHKEGVNKAPMRETMAALFLRQCGYDGREPVVDPMCGSGTFVIEAAEMAAGLHPGRTRAFAFETLATFDPAAWAALRGVEPGPRPAVRFYGSDRDAGAVAMSRANAVRAGIADLTDFQQHAVSDLTPPDGPPGLVIVNPPYGDRIGDKKSLFPLYHALGQTLSARFAGWRAGLITNEAPLAKATGLPFAPPSAPVSHGGLRVTLFQTGPLPG from the coding sequence ATGGACACCGACAGCGCCTTCGACATCTATCTCGTCACCGCCCCCGGTTTGGAATCCGTGCTGTGCGCGGAGGCCGCCGCCCGCGGCTTCGCCAACCCCACCGCCGGCAAGGGCGGCGTGACCGTCACCGGCGGCTGGCCGGAGGTGTGGCGGGCCAATCTGGAGCTGCGCGGTGCTGTGCGGGTGCTGGCCCGCATCGGCGCCTTCCGCGCCTTCCATCTGGCCCAGCTCGACAAGCGGGCGCGCAAGGTGGCGTGGGGCGAGGTGCTGCGCCCGGACGTGCCGGTGAAGGTGGAGGCGGCGTGCAAGGGCTCGCGCATCTATCACGCCGGGGCGGCGGCGCAGCGCATCGAGCGGGCCATCGCCGAGGAGCTGGGCGCCCCCATCAGCGCCGAGGCCAGCATCGTGGTCAAGGCCCGCATCGACGACGACCTGTGCACCCTCAGCGTCGATACCTCGGGCGAATCCCTGCACAAGCGCGGCCACAAGGAGGGGGTGAACAAGGCCCCCATGCGCGAGACCATGGCCGCCCTGTTCCTGCGCCAGTGCGGGTACGACGGGCGCGAGCCGGTGGTCGATCCCATGTGCGGGTCGGGAACCTTCGTCATCGAAGCGGCGGAGATGGCCGCCGGCCTCCATCCGGGCCGCACCCGTGCCTTTGCCTTTGAAACGCTCGCCACCTTCGACCCGGCGGCGTGGGCGGCCCTGCGCGGGGTGGAGCCCGGCCCCCGGCCCGCCGTGCGTTTTTACGGCAGCGACCGCGATGCCGGGGCCGTGGCCATGAGCCGGGCCAACGCCGTGCGGGCCGGCATCGCCGATCTGACCGATTTCCAGCAGCACGCGGTCAGCGATCTGACCCCGCCCGACGGGCCGCCGGGTCTGGTCATCGTCAACCCGCCCTATGGCGACCGCATCGGGGACAAGAAGAGCCTGTTCCCGCTGTACCATGCCCTGGGCCAAACGCTGTCGGCCCGGTTCGCCGGATGGCGCGCCGGGTTGATCACCAACGAAGCCCCGCTGGCCAAGGCCACGGGCTTGCCCTTTGCACCGCCGTCCGCGCCGGTGTCCCACGGGGGGCTGCGCGTGACGCTGTTCCAGACCGGCCCGCTTCCGGGGTGA
- the ilvD gene encoding dihydroxy-acid dehydratase, whose amino-acid sequence MPHYRSRTSTHGRNMAGARGLWRATGMKDGDFGKPIIAVANSFTQFVPGHVHLKDLGQLVAREIEKAGGVAKEFNTIAIDDGIAMGHDGMLYSLPSRELIADAVEYMVNAHCADALVCISNCDKITPGMLMAALRLNIPTVFVSGGPMEAGKVDWRGKTRAVDLIDAMVAAADPTVSDEETARMERSACPTCGSCSGMFTANSMNCLTEALGLSLPGNGTIVATHADRKELFLAAGRVAVDLCRRWYEQEDATALPRGIATFEAFENAMTLDIAMGGSTNTVLHLLAAAQEGGVDFTMKDIDRLSRRVPNVCKVAPAVSDVHIEDVHRAGGIFGILGELDRAGLLNRTVPTVHAPTLGDALDRWDVTRTADESVHTLYKAAPGGVPTIEPFSQGMRWDDLDLDREKGVIRRVENAFSKDGGLAVLFGNLAENGCIVKTAGVDASILTFAGPARVFESQDAAVAAILGDKVQAGDVVVIRYEGPRGGPGMQEMLYPTSYLKSKGLGKQCALITDGRFSGGTAGLSIGHASPEAADGGAIGLVEEGDRIEIDIPNRVIRVAVGDEELQRRRDAMNARGADAWKPAGRNRVVSPALRAYAALTTSADRGAVRDVSQVENLALRR is encoded by the coding sequence ATGCCGCATTACCGTTCCCGCACTTCCACGCACGGCCGCAACATGGCGGGCGCCCGCGGCCTGTGGCGCGCAACGGGCATGAAGGACGGCGATTTCGGCAAGCCGATCATCGCCGTCGCCAATTCCTTCACGCAGTTCGTCCCCGGCCACGTCCACCTGAAGGATCTGGGCCAGCTCGTCGCCCGCGAGATCGAGAAGGCCGGCGGTGTCGCCAAGGAATTCAACACCATCGCCATCGACGACGGCATCGCCATGGGCCATGACGGCATGCTCTACAGCCTGCCGTCGCGCGAACTGATCGCCGACGCGGTGGAATACATGGTCAATGCCCACTGCGCCGACGCGCTGGTGTGCATCTCCAACTGCGACAAGATCACCCCCGGCATGCTGATGGCCGCCCTGCGCCTCAACATCCCCACCGTGTTCGTGTCCGGCGGCCCGATGGAAGCCGGCAAGGTGGACTGGCGCGGCAAGACCCGTGCGGTGGATCTGATCGACGCCATGGTCGCCGCCGCCGACCCCACGGTCAGCGATGAAGAGACGGCGCGGATGGAGCGCAGCGCCTGCCCCACCTGCGGCTCGTGCTCGGGCATGTTCACCGCCAATTCCATGAACTGCCTGACCGAGGCTTTGGGCCTGTCGCTGCCGGGGAACGGCACCATCGTCGCCACCCACGCCGACCGCAAGGAGCTGTTCCTGGCCGCGGGCCGCGTGGCGGTGGACCTCTGCCGCCGCTGGTACGAGCAGGAGGACGCCACCGCCCTGCCCCGCGGCATCGCCACGTTCGAGGCGTTCGAGAACGCCATGACCCTGGACATCGCCATGGGCGGGTCCACCAACACCGTGCTGCACCTGCTGGCCGCCGCCCAGGAAGGCGGGGTGGACTTCACCATGAAGGACATCGACCGGCTGTCGCGCCGCGTGCCCAACGTGTGCAAGGTGGCCCCCGCCGTCTCCGACGTGCACATCGAGGACGTGCACCGGGCCGGCGGCATCTTCGGCATCCTGGGCGAACTGGACCGCGCCGGGCTGCTGAACCGCACCGTGCCCACCGTCCACGCCCCCACCCTGGGCGATGCGCTCGACCGCTGGGACGTGACCCGCACCGCGGACGAGAGCGTCCACACCCTGTACAAGGCCGCCCCCGGCGGCGTGCCGACCATCGAGCCCTTCTCCCAGGGCATGCGGTGGGACGATCTGGATCTCGACCGTGAAAAGGGCGTGATCCGCCGTGTGGAGAACGCCTTCAGCAAGGACGGCGGTCTGGCGGTGCTGTTCGGCAATCTGGCGGAAAACGGCTGCATCGTGAAGACGGCGGGCGTCGATGCCTCCATCCTCACCTTCGCCGGACCGGCCCGCGTGTTCGAAAGCCAGGACGCAGCGGTGGCCGCCATTCTGGGCGACAAGGTTCAGGCCGGCGACGTGGTGGTCATCCGCTACGAAGGGCCGCGCGGCGGGCCGGGCATGCAGGAAATGCTCTACCCCACCAGCTATTTGAAGTCCAAGGGGCTGGGCAAGCAGTGCGCGCTGATCACCGACGGGCGCTTTTCGGGCGGCACGGCGGGCCTGTCCATCGGGCACGCCTCGCCGGAAGCGGCGGACGGCGGGGCCATCGGGCTGGTCGAGGAGGGGGACCGCATCGAGATCGACATCCCCAACCGCGTCATCCGCGTCGCCGTCGGCGACGAGGAGCTGCAGCGCCGCCGCGATGCCATGAACGCCAGGGGGGCGGATGCGTGGAAGCCTGCGGGCCGCAACCGGGTGGTGTCCCCGGCCCTGCGCGCTTATGCCGCACTGACCACCAGCGCCGACCGCGGCGCGGTGCGCGACGTGTCGCAGGTGGAAAATCTGGCGCTCCGCCGTTGA
- a CDS encoding adenylate/guanylate cyclase domain-containing protein: MTLAGAGPNGAIHKQTASRKLLTVLFADIVESTRLVSGRDPEDADQTLRAILAPVVDSIHRYGGTVAQMLGDGVMAVFGAPVALEDHALRACLAAQDIAANSLITPGGGPALRFSMRVGVASGEVVAQVVETGMWTDYRTVGETVHLAAKLQQRAIPGQILLSRDVVDLVPVGLRVVPAGRFALAGAARPQPVYALQAVQAGRRTAMDLLWSRPGPFVGRQRELNSLIAGLASAEQGRGAVTLIEGEAGIGKSRLVSEMLRTGDMARRHVLHWPQQPIRSMGEPDDLERVARGLIALTDGRTEEAGRVWLAAAAARRAGDLAGVAVQDLLGMAAADPVWSGLPPAERLSLAVDGLVGTLEALAETRPLLILVEDVHWAGTGIARLLDALTPVTGRAPIHVTVTSRPEPGPWRPAPETRRIRLDTLGETAVQTYLDRTLGTDPSLAELKAMVASRGQGIPLYLIESLRVLVDSGAIEGHSGRYRRSGRVERIELPPSVRGLLSSRIEALPGALQHLLLKAAAIGPTVDVDLLRDLADIPADAVTTALTDLEEAGFVHRTRLIPNLEYGFRHALVQEVAYSQLTREQRRDWHSRIVQALRRRRDHDLPGRLDLLAHHAFQAGNWPMAYAYGLRAGRRAERRSKPDAASRFYTDALAALEHLEPSRRVLLRRIDLSIALTRAMLPRGIRQGEEHLRQAGELAAQAGDPVRVARAASVHASYLWSHGDLDEAVRLSRSGLAALGTRDCAETRIQLLIRMAGFLTDQGEFREARDALMAADSMIPPERLYDHFGMAIAGSVGAKALLGRVLAELGDEAGALRTAEQAYAIAEDSRHVFSKVIAGVYFGWTLLILGQPRPALPILEDTLGICAAIRSPLHVPKLLGSSGYAHALLGDTDTGLPLLKRSLEIYRSNGLRLYTRQVQLWQARALLLAGQPATALSEARTALADARDTRQRGYEAWATWLVAESSLALTRDPGTTRRHARRARTMADSCGMTLLSALCDTTIARAAEQPAESGEPKAVRVGARR; this comes from the coding sequence ATGACACTGGCAGGGGCAGGACCAAACGGAGCGATCCACAAGCAGACGGCCAGCCGCAAGCTGCTGACGGTGCTGTTCGCCGACATCGTTGAATCCACCCGTCTGGTGTCGGGCCGCGACCCCGAAGACGCCGATCAGACCCTTCGCGCCATCCTGGCCCCAGTCGTCGATTCGATTCACCGTTACGGCGGCACCGTGGCCCAGATGCTGGGCGACGGGGTTATGGCCGTGTTCGGCGCCCCGGTGGCGCTGGAGGATCACGCGCTGCGCGCCTGTCTGGCCGCCCAGGACATCGCCGCCAACAGCCTCATCACGCCGGGCGGCGGGCCTGCGTTACGGTTCTCCATGCGAGTCGGCGTGGCGTCGGGCGAGGTGGTTGCCCAGGTGGTGGAAACCGGCATGTGGACCGATTACCGCACCGTCGGCGAAACCGTTCACTTGGCCGCCAAGCTTCAGCAGCGGGCGATTCCCGGCCAGATCCTGCTGAGCCGCGACGTGGTGGATCTGGTGCCCGTCGGTCTGCGGGTGGTGCCGGCGGGGCGGTTCGCGCTGGCCGGCGCGGCACGGCCCCAGCCGGTCTATGCCCTGCAGGCGGTGCAGGCCGGGCGGCGGACGGCCATGGACCTGCTGTGGTCGCGCCCCGGCCCCTTCGTGGGGCGGCAGCGGGAGCTGAACAGCCTGATCGCGGGTCTGGCATCCGCCGAGCAGGGCCGCGGCGCCGTCACCCTGATCGAGGGGGAAGCCGGCATCGGCAAATCCCGGCTGGTCAGCGAGATGCTGCGCACCGGCGACATGGCGCGCCGCCATGTGCTGCATTGGCCCCAGCAACCCATCCGCTCCATGGGGGAACCCGATGATCTGGAGCGGGTGGCCCGTGGCCTGATCGCCCTGACCGACGGCCGGACGGAAGAGGCCGGGCGGGTGTGGCTGGCCGCCGCCGCCGCCCGGCGGGCCGGGGATCTGGCGGGTGTGGCGGTTCAGGATTTGCTGGGGATGGCGGCCGCCGACCCGGTGTGGTCCGGCCTGCCCCCGGCGGAACGGCTGTCGCTGGCCGTCGATGGGCTGGTGGGAACGCTGGAGGCGCTGGCCGAGACGCGGCCCTTGCTGATTCTGGTCGAGGACGTGCATTGGGCCGGCACCGGCATTGCCCGTCTGCTGGACGCGCTGACGCCGGTGACCGGACGGGCGCCCATCCATGTGACCGTCACCTCCCGCCCGGAACCGGGGCCGTGGCGTCCGGCCCCGGAAACCCGCCGCATCCGGCTGGACACGCTGGGGGAAACGGCGGTTCAGACCTATCTCGACCGGACGCTGGGCACCGACCCGTCGCTGGCGGAATTGAAGGCCATGGTCGCCAGCCGCGGCCAGGGCATTCCGCTCTATCTGATCGAATCCCTGCGCGTGCTGGTGGACAGCGGCGCCATCGAAGGGCACAGCGGGCGTTACCGCCGGTCGGGGCGGGTGGAGCGCATCGAGCTGCCGCCGTCGGTCCGCGGCCTGCTGTCCAGCCGGATCGAGGCATTGCCCGGCGCGCTTCAGCACCTGCTGCTGAAGGCGGCGGCCATCGGCCCGACCGTCGATGTGGATCTTCTGCGCGATCTGGCGGACATCCCCGCCGATGCGGTCACCACCGCCCTGACGGATCTTGAGGAGGCGGGTTTCGTCCACCGCACCCGCCTGATTCCCAACCTGGAGTACGGCTTCCGCCACGCGCTGGTGCAGGAGGTGGCGTACAGCCAATTGACCCGCGAGCAGCGGCGGGACTGGCACAGCCGCATCGTCCAGGCGCTGCGGCGGCGGCGCGACCACGACCTGCCGGGACGGCTCGACCTGCTGGCCCACCATGCGTTCCAGGCCGGCAACTGGCCGATGGCCTATGCCTATGGGCTGAGAGCCGGGCGGCGGGCCGAGCGGCGCTCGAAACCCGACGCCGCCAGCCGGTTCTACACCGATGCCCTGGCCGCCCTGGAGCACCTGGAGCCGTCGCGGCGGGTGCTGCTGCGCCGCATCGACCTGTCCATCGCCCTGACCCGCGCCATGCTGCCCCGCGGTATCCGCCAGGGAGAGGAGCATCTGCGCCAGGCCGGCGAACTGGCGGCCCAGGCCGGCGACCCGGTGCGGGTGGCGCGGGCGGCGTCGGTCCACGCGTCCTATCTGTGGTCCCACGGCGACCTCGACGAGGCGGTGCGCCTCAGCCGCTCCGGGCTGGCGGCGCTGGGGACGCGGGATTGCGCGGAGACGCGCATCCAGCTTCTGATCCGCATGGCCGGATTCCTGACCGACCAGGGCGAATTCCGCGAGGCGCGCGACGCGCTGATGGCGGCGGACTCCATGATCCCCCCCGAACGGCTGTACGATCATTTCGGCATGGCCATCGCCGGATCGGTGGGGGCGAAGGCGCTGCTGGGCCGTGTGCTGGCCGAACTGGGGGACGAGGCCGGGGCGCTGCGCACCGCCGAGCAGGCCTATGCCATCGCCGAGGACAGCCGGCATGTGTTCTCCAAGGTGATCGCCGGGGTCTATTTCGGCTGGACCCTGCTGATTCTGGGCCAGCCGCGCCCGGCCTTGCCGATTCTGGAAGACACGCTGGGCATCTGTGCCGCCATCCGCTCGCCCCTGCACGTTCCCAAGCTGCTGGGCAGTTCCGGCTATGCCCACGCCCTGCTGGGCGATACCGACACCGGCCTGCCGCTGCTGAAGCGCAGCCTGGAGATCTACCGCAGCAACGGGCTGCGGCTGTACACCCGTCAGGTGCAATTGTGGCAGGCCCGCGCCCTGCTGCTGGCCGGTCAGCCGGCCACCGCCCTGTCGGAGGCCCGCACCGCCCTGGCCGACGCCCGCGACACCCGCCAGCGGGGGTACGAGGCGTGGGCGACGTGGCTGGTGGCCGAATCCTCCCTGGCCCTGACCCGCGACCCCGGCACCACCCGCCGCCACGCCCGCCGGGCGCGGACCATGGCGGATTCGTGCGGCATGACCCTGCTGTCCGCCTTGTGCGACACCACCATCGCCCGTGCCGCCGAACAGCCGGCGGAGAGCGGGGAGCCGAAGGCCGTGCGGGTGGGCGCGCGGCGCTGA